The proteins below are encoded in one region of Podarcis raffonei isolate rPodRaf1 chromosome 8, rPodRaf1.pri, whole genome shotgun sequence:
- the HSBP1 gene encoding heat shock factor-binding protein 1 — MAETDPKTVQDLTAVVQTLLQQMQDKFQTMSDQIIGRIDDMSCRIDDLEKNIADLMTQAGVEELEGENKAPATKTSTCQ, encoded by the exons ATGGCCGAGACGGACCCCAAGACCGTGCAAGACCTCACCGCCGTG GTGCAGACACTGCTGCAGCAAATGCAGGACAAGTTTCAAACCATGTCTGACCAGATTATTGGCCGGA TTGATGACATGAGCTGCCGTATTGACGACCTGGAGAAGAACATCGCAGATCTCATGACGCAAGCTGGAGTGGAGGAGCTGGAAGGCGAGAACAAGGCACCTGCTACCAAAACATCAA CTTGCCAATAA